One genomic segment of Amycolatopsis sp. WQ 127309 includes these proteins:
- the argF gene encoding ornithine carbamoyltransferase, with amino-acid sequence MPRHFLRDDDVSPAEQKAILDLADALKADPLGNRTLAGKSVTAIFEKNSTRTRFSFEVGISQLGGHPVIVDGRSMQLGREETIEDTSRVLSRYVDAIVWRTFAQKRIEAMASAASIPVVNALTDEFHPCQVLTDLMTIRERKGELAGLTLVYLGDGANNMAHSLLLGGVTAGMHVRVVSPLGFQPDQQVILDAKTRGEDTGGTATAFTDPYEAVAGADVLVTDTWTSMGQENDGLDRIGPFRALQVNTELLKKAADDAIVLHCLPAHRGWEITDEVIDGPASAVWDEAENRLHVQKALLVWLFEESRPEESRR; translated from the coding sequence ATGCCCCGCCACTTCCTCCGCGACGACGACGTCAGTCCCGCCGAGCAGAAAGCCATCCTCGACCTCGCCGACGCGCTGAAGGCCGACCCGCTCGGCAACCGCACGCTGGCCGGGAAGTCCGTCACGGCGATCTTCGAGAAGAACTCGACCCGCACCCGGTTCTCTTTCGAGGTGGGCATCAGCCAGCTCGGCGGGCACCCGGTGATCGTCGACGGCCGGTCGATGCAGCTGGGCCGGGAAGAGACGATCGAGGACACCTCGCGCGTGCTGTCGCGGTACGTCGACGCGATCGTCTGGCGGACCTTCGCGCAGAAGCGCATCGAAGCGATGGCCTCGGCCGCGTCGATCCCGGTCGTCAACGCGCTGACCGACGAGTTCCACCCGTGCCAGGTGCTCACCGACCTGATGACGATCCGGGAGCGCAAGGGTGAGCTCGCCGGGCTCACCCTCGTCTACCTCGGTGACGGCGCCAACAACATGGCGCACTCGCTGCTGCTCGGCGGTGTCACCGCCGGGATGCACGTCCGGGTGGTCTCGCCGCTCGGGTTCCAGCCCGACCAGCAGGTCATCCTCGACGCCAAGACGCGCGGTGAGGACACCGGCGGCACGGCCACGGCGTTCACCGATCCATACGAAGCGGTGGCCGGCGCCGACGTGCTCGTCACCGACACCTGGACGTCGATGGGGCAGGAGAACGACGGCCTCGACCGGATCGGCCCGTTCCGCGCCCTCCAGGTCAACACCGAGCTGCTGAAGAAGGCGGCGGACGACGCGATCGTGCTCCACTGCCTGCCGGCGCACCGCGGCTGGGAGATCACCGACGAGGTGATCGACGGCCCGGCCAGCGCGGTGTGGGACGAGGCCGAGAACCGGCTGCACGTCCAGAAGGCGCTGCTGGTCTGGCTCTTCGAAGAGAGCCGGCCCGAAGAGAGCCGGCGATGA
- a CDS encoding TlyA family RNA methyltransferase: MPKRARLDAELVRRGLARSREQASALITGGKVTVRGMVAAKPATGVETDAPIVVKDEDDPGWASRGAHKLLGALEAFGPLGLEVEGKRCLDAGASTGGFTDVLLRAGAATVIAADVGRGLLDWRIRTDERVVVLDRTNVRNLTPDDLGGQVDLVVGDLSFISLKLVLPALVDCVREGADLVPMVKPQFEVGKDRLGSGGVVRDPELRAESVLNVLDEAAKLGLSLRGVTASPLPGPSGNVEYFVWLRKEHVAESTVDAVDRSEAERLVRTAVEEGPA; encoded by the coding sequence GTGCCCAAGCGGGCCCGCCTCGACGCGGAACTGGTTCGGCGCGGCCTCGCCCGCTCACGCGAGCAGGCCTCGGCGCTGATCACCGGCGGCAAGGTCACCGTGCGCGGGATGGTCGCGGCGAAGCCCGCCACCGGTGTGGAGACCGACGCGCCCATCGTCGTGAAGGACGAAGACGACCCCGGCTGGGCTTCGCGCGGTGCGCATAAGCTGCTCGGGGCGCTCGAGGCGTTCGGCCCGCTCGGGCTGGAGGTCGAAGGCAAGCGCTGTCTCGACGCCGGTGCGTCCACCGGCGGGTTCACCGACGTGCTGCTGCGCGCCGGCGCCGCGACCGTGATCGCCGCCGACGTCGGCCGCGGCCTGCTCGACTGGCGGATCCGCACCGACGAACGGGTCGTGGTGCTGGACCGCACCAACGTCCGCAACCTCACGCCGGACGATCTTGGCGGCCAAGTCGATCTCGTGGTCGGCGATCTGTCGTTCATCTCGCTCAAGCTCGTGCTGCCCGCGCTCGTCGACTGCGTGCGCGAGGGCGCCGATCTGGTGCCGATGGTGAAGCCCCAGTTCGAAGTGGGCAAGGACCGGCTGGGTAGCGGTGGTGTCGTGCGCGACCCCGAACTGCGCGCCGAATCGGTGCTGAACGTGCTCGACGAAGCCGCGAAACTGGGCCTCTCGCTGCGCGGGGTGACCGCCAGCCCGCTGCCGGGGCCGTCCGGGAACGTCGAGTATTTCGTGTGGCTCAGGAAAGAACACGTGGCCGAGTCCACTGTGGACGCGGTAGACAGGTCTGAGGCCGAGCGGCTCGTCCGAACCGCCGTCGAGGAAGGGCCCGCATGA
- the argH gene encoding argininosuccinate lyase, which yields MSGNEQPVQLWGGRFASGPAEAMAALSASTHFDWRLAPYDIAGSRAHARVLSKAGLLTGDELTGMLTALDTLAQDVASGAFTPTIADEDVHTALERGLLERAGTELGGKLRAGRSRNDQVATLFRMWLRDAARRVVAGTLDIVDALVSQAKRHPDAILPGRTHLQHAQPVLLAHHLLAHGQALLRDVSRLQDWDARTAESPYGSGALAGSSLGLDPEAVAAELGFATSVENSIDGTASRDFVAEFAFAVSMLAINLSRIAEEVIIWNTAEFGYVTLDDAWATGSSIMPQKKNPDVAELTRGKAGRLIGNLTGLLATLKAQPLAYNRDLQEDKEPVFDSVEQLELLFPAIAGMLATLTFHTDRLAELAPAGFTLATDIAEWLVRQGVPFRVAHEAAGESVRVAESRGVGLDELTDEEFEKINPALTPAVREVLTVEGSVKSRDARGGTAPVRVAEQRARLEERVTAARHWLN from the coding sequence GTGAGCGGGAACGAGCAGCCGGTGCAGCTGTGGGGCGGCCGGTTCGCCAGCGGTCCGGCGGAGGCCATGGCGGCGCTGAGCGCGTCGACGCACTTCGACTGGCGCCTGGCGCCCTACGACATCGCCGGCTCCCGCGCGCACGCCCGGGTGCTGAGCAAGGCGGGCCTGCTCACCGGCGACGAATTGACCGGCATGCTGACCGCGCTCGACACCCTCGCCCAGGACGTCGCTTCCGGGGCGTTCACCCCGACGATCGCCGACGAGGATGTGCACACGGCACTCGAGCGCGGGCTGCTGGAGCGGGCGGGCACCGAGCTCGGCGGCAAGCTGCGCGCCGGCCGGTCGCGCAACGACCAGGTGGCGACCCTCTTCCGGATGTGGCTGCGGGACGCCGCCCGCCGCGTCGTCGCCGGCACGCTCGACATCGTCGACGCGCTGGTGTCGCAGGCCAAGCGGCACCCGGACGCGATCCTGCCCGGCCGCACGCACCTGCAGCACGCCCAGCCCGTGCTGCTCGCGCACCACCTGCTGGCCCACGGCCAGGCGCTGCTCCGCGACGTCTCGCGGCTGCAGGACTGGGACGCCCGCACGGCCGAGTCGCCGTACGGCTCGGGTGCGCTCGCCGGCTCGTCGCTGGGGCTCGACCCGGAGGCGGTCGCCGCGGAGCTCGGCTTCGCGACCAGCGTGGAGAACTCCATCGACGGCACCGCCTCGCGCGATTTCGTCGCCGAGTTCGCCTTCGCCGTCTCGATGCTGGCGATCAACCTGTCCCGGATCGCCGAAGAGGTGATCATCTGGAACACCGCCGAGTTCGGCTACGTGACGCTGGACGACGCCTGGGCCACCGGCAGCTCGATCATGCCGCAGAAGAAGAACCCGGACGTCGCCGAGCTGACCCGCGGCAAGGCGGGCCGGCTCATCGGCAACCTCACCGGTCTGCTGGCGACGCTGAAGGCCCAGCCGCTGGCCTACAACCGGGACCTGCAGGAGGACAAGGAGCCGGTGTTCGACTCGGTCGAGCAGCTCGAGCTCCTGTTCCCGGCCATCGCCGGCATGCTCGCCACGCTGACCTTCCACACCGACCGCCTCGCCGAGCTGGCCCCGGCCGGGTTCACGCTGGCCACCGACATCGCGGAGTGGCTGGTGCGCCAGGGCGTCCCGTTCCGCGTCGCGCACGAAGCGGCGGGTGAGAGCGTCCGGGTCGCCGAGTCGCGCGGCGTCGGCCTGGACGAGCTCACCGACGAGGAGTTCGAGAAGATCAACCCGGCCCTGACGCCCGCGGTGCGCGAGGTCCTGACCGTCGAAGGCTCGGTGAAGTCCCGCGACGCGCGGGGCGGCACGGCGCCGGTGCGGGTGGCCGAGCAGCGCGCGCGTCTCGAAGAGCGGGTCACCGCCGCCCGCCACTGGCTGAACTGA
- a CDS encoding MarR family winged helix-turn-helix transcriptional regulator, protein MSLSREHDAAWRGFLRSSALLLRALDADLRAAHGMSHRTYDALVQLSEAPEQRLHMKDLADALVHSASGLTRLVDGLERNGYARREVDAGNRRATLVILTPAGLAALEEAWPTHVRGVERHFAEHVSREQARVLADVFRAVNADLDG, encoded by the coding sequence GTGAGCCTGTCCCGAGAACACGACGCGGCGTGGCGCGGCTTCCTGCGCTCGTCGGCCCTGCTGCTGCGGGCGCTGGACGCGGACCTGCGCGCCGCGCACGGGATGTCGCACCGCACCTACGACGCGCTGGTCCAGCTCTCGGAGGCGCCGGAGCAGCGGCTCCACATGAAGGACCTGGCCGACGCCCTGGTGCACAGCGCGAGCGGGCTGACCCGCCTGGTCGACGGCCTCGAGCGCAACGGTTACGCGCGGCGCGAGGTGGACGCGGGCAACCGCCGGGCCACCCTGGTGATCCTGACGCCGGCGGGCCTGGCGGCGCTGGAGGAGGCGTGGCCCACGCACGTCCGGGGCGTCGAACGCCACTTCGCCGAGCACGTGAGCCGCGAGCAGGCCCGCGTGCTCGCGGACGTGTTCCGCGCCGTCAACGCGGACCTGGACGGCTGA
- a CDS encoding argininosuccinate synthase domain-containing protein has protein sequence MIVLAGTGGEVAPAAAKLAEETGAEVVTLVVDLGGHPPAGGSNHDTAAFADDHCLPAIQANALVTGLAWPAVVRRLADAARRCGATTVAHGYAGRGAHRFAAGLAAVAPDLRVLAVPGAPPAERTLWGYVVEPGDRWRFPAEGEFLAPEEVTVTFDAGVPVAVDGETVSVAEALRRLNRRAAAQGAGKHRTEDGRTFAAPGALVLVTAHRALESATLEPELARFKRQVDREWATLVRDGQWFSPLKHALDSFVVEAQEAVSGDVRLLLHDGRVTALEPRDARPAAEYVARPGKITAQA, from the coding sequence ATGATCGTGCTCGCCGGTACCGGTGGGGAGGTCGCCCCGGCCGCCGCGAAGCTCGCCGAGGAGACCGGAGCCGAGGTCGTGACGCTCGTCGTCGACCTCGGCGGCCACCCGCCGGCCGGCGGCTCGAACCACGACACGGCCGCCTTCGCGGACGACCACTGCCTTCCGGCGATCCAGGCCAACGCGCTCGTCACCGGACTGGCCTGGCCCGCGGTCGTCCGCCGGCTGGCCGACGCGGCCCGGCGGTGCGGCGCCACGACCGTCGCGCACGGGTACGCCGGGCGCGGCGCGCACCGGTTCGCGGCCGGGCTGGCCGCGGTCGCTCCGGATCTCCGGGTGCTCGCGGTGCCCGGCGCGCCCCCGGCCGAGCGGACTCTCTGGGGGTACGTGGTCGAACCCGGCGACCGGTGGCGGTTCCCCGCCGAGGGGGAGTTCCTCGCCCCGGAGGAGGTCACCGTGACCTTCGACGCCGGGGTCCCGGTGGCGGTCGACGGTGAGACGGTCTCGGTCGCCGAAGCCCTCCGGAGGCTGAACCGCCGGGCGGCGGCGCAGGGCGCCGGGAAACACCGGACCGAAGACGGCCGGACGTTCGCGGCTCCGGGCGCACTCGTGCTGGTCACGGCGCACCGTGCGCTCGAAAGCGCCACCCTCGAGCCGGAGCTGGCCCGGTTCAAGCGGCAGGTCGACCGCGAATGGGCCACCCTGGTCCGCGACGGCCAGTGGTTCTCACCGCTGAAGCACGCGCTGGACAGCTTCGTCGTCGAAGCGCAGGAAGCGGTCTCGGGCGACGTGCGGCTGTTGCTGCACGACGGCCGCGTCACCGCGCTCGAACCGCGTGACGCCCGGCCCGCGGCGGAGTACGTCGCGCGGCCCGGCAAGATCACCGCACAAGCTTGA
- a CDS encoding HAD-IIA family hydrolase, translated as MTDSLLAACDAVLFDLDGTVYHGTQVIPGAPETVKAARDHGTPVRFVTNNASKAPVEVVEHLVGLGMPADVGEVHTSAQAGAVLLRERLAPGAEVLVVGTEALAAEVAQAGLEPVRENSESVQAVVQGHSPDNTWAALAEACLAIRAGALWVACNVDATLPSERGLLPGNGSMVAALRTATDVEPVVAGKPEPLLFETAAKSAGAEHPLVVGDRLDTDIAGAVAAGVDSLVVLSGVATPKQLVEAIPAERGTYLAADLTALTSTLEELKIGPRPGWSVDAGDGVLTVDGEGDDLDLLRALCHAAWESGKTKVQADGDTAKAALARLGLA; from the coding sequence ATGACTGACTCCCTGCTGGCGGCCTGTGACGCCGTCCTGTTCGATCTCGATGGCACCGTCTACCACGGCACCCAGGTGATCCCGGGGGCCCCGGAGACGGTCAAGGCCGCCCGGGATCACGGGACGCCGGTGCGGTTCGTCACGAACAACGCGTCCAAGGCTCCGGTCGAGGTCGTCGAGCACCTCGTCGGCCTCGGCATGCCCGCCGACGTCGGCGAGGTGCACACCAGCGCCCAGGCTGGTGCGGTGCTCCTGAGGGAACGGCTCGCGCCGGGGGCCGAGGTGCTCGTCGTGGGCACCGAGGCGCTCGCGGCCGAGGTTGCCCAGGCCGGGTTGGAGCCCGTCCGGGAGAACAGCGAGAGCGTCCAGGCTGTCGTGCAGGGGCACTCGCCCGACAACACCTGGGCCGCGCTCGCCGAGGCGTGCCTGGCCATCCGGGCGGGTGCGCTGTGGGTGGCCTGCAACGTCGACGCGACGCTGCCCAGCGAGCGGGGCCTGCTGCCGGGCAACGGCTCGATGGTCGCCGCGCTGCGCACGGCCACCGACGTCGAACCGGTGGTCGCCGGGAAGCCGGAGCCGCTGCTGTTCGAGACCGCGGCGAAGTCGGCCGGGGCGGAGCATCCGCTCGTCGTCGGTGACCGGCTCGACACCGACATCGCCGGCGCGGTCGCCGCGGGTGTCGACTCGCTCGTCGTGCTCTCCGGCGTTGCGACGCCGAAGCAGCTGGTCGAGGCCATCCCGGCCGAGCGCGGTACCTACCTCGCGGCGGACCTCACCGCGCTCACGTCCACTCTCGAAGAACTGAAGATCGGGCCTCGGCCCGGCTGGTCGGTCGACGCCGGGGACGGCGTCCTCACCGTCGACGGCGAGGGTGACGACCTGGACCTGCTCCGGGCGCTCTGCCACGCGGCGTGGGAGTCCGGCAAGACGAAGGTCCAGGCCGACGGCGACACCGCGAAGGCCGCGCTGGCGCGGCTCGGACTGGCCTGA
- the recN gene encoding DNA repair protein RecN, giving the protein MLAEMRIQGLGVIEDALLELHAGFTVVTGETGAGKTMVVTGLHLLSGGRAEVSKVRTGMLKAFVEGRFTYSGVEGAERIVTDSGADVDEDGSVIALRAIAVDGRSRAHLGGRSVPVGVLAELSEQLIAVHGQNDQLRLLRPAEQRAVIDRFAGDAVTKPLRAYQEIRSEWLAVIAELTERSTRSREMAQQADLLKHGLTEIDAVEPTPGEDVDLTAQIKRLAAVDELRATATEAHIAVSGSAEGDPDAPGAMGLVSEALRRLSTSEDGVLRELAPRLEEASVLLADVGAELGGYVETLDADPALLEKVLARQGDLKRLTRKYAADVDGVLAWAEDARRRLETMDTSEEALAELAMRRDQLAVQLATHAVEVSAAREKSASELAAEITRELSGLAMGQAAIEVTVEQRPAEHGDTHALAIDGHAVHAGADGIDDVELLLRAHDGAPPLPVHKAASGGELSRVMLAIEVVLAHADTVQTLVFDEVDAGVGGRAAIEIGRRLARLARTHQVLVVTHLPQVAAFADQHLVVDKGHTGGVTRSGIKNLSQGDRVSELARMLAGMDNETGRAHAEELLATAEKDKTEFEPKRKRAKKK; this is encoded by the coding sequence GTGCTGGCCGAGATGCGCATCCAGGGCCTCGGAGTCATCGAGGACGCCCTGCTGGAACTGCACGCGGGCTTCACCGTCGTCACCGGTGAGACGGGTGCCGGGAAGACCATGGTCGTCACCGGGCTCCACCTGCTCTCCGGGGGCCGGGCCGAGGTCTCGAAGGTACGAACGGGGATGCTCAAGGCGTTCGTGGAAGGACGGTTCACCTATTCGGGCGTCGAAGGCGCCGAACGGATCGTCACCGACTCCGGTGCCGACGTGGACGAGGACGGCAGCGTCATCGCGCTGCGCGCCATCGCCGTCGACGGCCGGTCCCGGGCCCACCTGGGCGGTCGGTCGGTGCCGGTCGGCGTGCTCGCGGAGCTGTCCGAACAGCTGATCGCGGTGCACGGGCAGAACGACCAGCTGCGGCTGCTGCGCCCGGCCGAGCAGCGCGCGGTGATCGACCGGTTCGCCGGCGACGCCGTCACCAAGCCGCTGCGCGCCTACCAGGAGATCCGCTCCGAGTGGCTGGCGGTGATCGCCGAGCTGACCGAGCGCTCCACTCGCTCCCGCGAGATGGCCCAGCAGGCGGACCTGCTCAAGCACGGGCTCACCGAGATCGACGCGGTCGAGCCGACCCCGGGCGAGGACGTCGACCTCACCGCGCAGATCAAGCGGCTCGCGGCGGTCGACGAGCTGCGGGCGACCGCGACCGAGGCCCACATCGCCGTGTCCGGCTCGGCCGAAGGCGATCCGGACGCCCCGGGCGCCATGGGCCTGGTCTCCGAGGCGCTGCGGCGGTTGTCGACGTCGGAAGACGGCGTGCTGCGCGAGCTGGCGCCGCGGCTGGAAGAGGCGTCGGTGCTGCTGGCCGACGTCGGGGCCGAGCTCGGCGGGTACGTCGAGACGCTCGACGCCGACCCGGCACTGCTGGAGAAGGTGCTGGCCCGGCAAGGCGACCTCAAGCGGCTGACCCGCAAGTACGCGGCGGACGTCGACGGCGTGCTCGCCTGGGCCGAGGACGCCCGGCGCCGCCTGGAGACCATGGACACCTCGGAAGAGGCGCTGGCCGAGCTGGCGATGCGGCGCGACCAGCTCGCGGTGCAGCTGGCCACCCACGCCGTCGAGGTGTCGGCGGCGCGGGAGAAGTCCGCCTCGGAGCTGGCGGCGGAGATCACCCGGGAGCTGTCCGGCCTGGCGATGGGCCAGGCCGCGATCGAGGTGACGGTCGAGCAGCGCCCGGCCGAGCACGGCGACACGCACGCGCTGGCCATCGACGGCCACGCGGTGCACGCGGGCGCGGACGGCATCGACGACGTCGAGCTGCTGCTGCGCGCGCACGACGGCGCGCCGCCGCTGCCGGTGCACAAGGCCGCCTCGGGCGGTGAGCTGTCCCGGGTGATGCTGGCGATCGAGGTCGTTCTCGCGCACGCCGACACGGTGCAGACGCTGGTGTTCGACGAGGTCGACGCGGGCGTCGGCGGCCGTGCGGCGATCGAGATCGGCCGCCGGCTGGCGCGGCTCGCGCGGACCCACCAGGTCCTGGTGGTCACGCACCTGCCGCAGGTGGCCGCGTTCGCCGACCAGCACCTGGTGGTGGACAAGGGCCACACCGGCGGGGTGACCCGCAGCGGGATCAAGAACCTGAGCCAGGGCGACCGCGTCAGCGAGCTGGCCCGGATGCTCGCCGGCATGGACAACGAAACGGGCCGCGCGCACGCGGAGGAACTGCTGGCGACGGCCGAGAAGGACAAGACCGAGTTCGAGCCGAAACGCAAGCGGGCCAAGAAGAAGTAA
- a CDS encoding arginine repressor: MTSSRVGRQARITELVSSTTIRSQTELAKLLAAEGIDVTQATLSRDLDELGAVKLRGPDSGAPVYVIPEDGSPVRGVQGGTSRLSRLLAELMVSADSSGNLMVLRTPPGAAQFLASAIDRAALEEVVGSIAGDDTVAVIAREPLSGKELAERFAALAQRSVTEHGDETTP, translated from the coding sequence ATGACCAGCAGCCGGGTGGGGCGGCAGGCCAGGATCACCGAGCTGGTGTCGTCCACGACCATCCGCAGCCAGACCGAGCTCGCGAAGCTGCTGGCCGCGGAGGGCATCGACGTCACCCAGGCGACGCTGTCGCGCGACCTCGACGAGCTGGGCGCGGTCAAGCTGCGCGGCCCGGACTCCGGCGCGCCGGTCTACGTGATCCCCGAGGACGGCAGCCCGGTCCGCGGGGTCCAGGGTGGCACGTCACGCCTGTCCCGGCTGCTGGCCGAGCTGATGGTCTCGGCCGACTCGTCGGGCAACCTGATGGTCCTGCGGACCCCGCCGGGCGCGGCGCAGTTCCTGGCCAGCGCCATCGACCGCGCGGCGCTGGAGGAGGTCGTCGGCTCGATCGCGGGCGACGACACCGTCGCCGTCATCGCCCGGGAACCCTTGTCGGGCAAGGAACTCGCCGAACGCTTCGCCGCGCTGGCCCAGCGCTCGGTCACGGAACACGGAGACGAGACAACGCCATGA
- a CDS encoding DNA-3-methyladenine glycosylase produces the protein MSGDAGRLFTRAELALDPVDLAQLLLGSVLEATGPDGTVGVRLVEVEAYRGEDDPASHCYRGRTPRNAVMWGPAGHLYVYFVYGMHFCANVVGTHEDMPGAVLVRAGEVVSGLDVVRKRRPNARGTGELAKGPAILTSVLRIDREQNGVDLTDPASPVRLHVGERVPAERIRVGPRVGVATAIDTPWRFWDGASPAVSTYRRGGKRRVRPAS, from the coding sequence TTGAGCGGCGACGCAGGCCGGTTGTTCACCCGCGCCGAACTGGCGCTGGACCCGGTCGACCTGGCCCAGTTGCTGCTCGGCTCCGTGCTGGAGGCGACCGGGCCCGACGGCACCGTCGGCGTCCGGCTGGTCGAGGTCGAGGCCTACCGCGGCGAAGACGATCCGGCGTCGCACTGCTACCGCGGCCGGACCCCGCGCAACGCGGTCATGTGGGGGCCGGCCGGTCACCTGTACGTGTACTTCGTCTACGGGATGCATTTCTGCGCGAACGTCGTCGGCACCCACGAGGATATGCCGGGAGCCGTGCTGGTGCGGGCCGGCGAGGTCGTCTCGGGTCTCGACGTCGTCCGCAAGCGGCGCCCGAACGCCCGGGGGACCGGGGAACTGGCCAAGGGCCCGGCCATCCTCACGTCGGTGCTGCGCATCGACCGCGAGCAGAACGGCGTCGACCTGACCGACCCGGCGTCGCCGGTGCGGCTGCACGTCGGCGAGCGGGTGCCGGCCGAACGGATCCGGGTCGGGCCCCGCGTCGGCGTCGCGACGGCGATCGACACGCCGTGGCGGTTCTGGGACGGTGCCTCCCCGGCCGTGTCCACCTACCGCCGCGGCGGGAAGCGCCGGGTCCGACCCGCCAGTTAG
- the tyrS gene encoding tyrosine--tRNA ligase has protein sequence MSEHILDELSWRGLIAQSTDIDALRRELDQGPVTLYCGFDPTAPSLHAGNLVPLLMLKRFQRAGHRPIVLAGGATGMVGDPRDTGERTLNTLDVVAEWAGRIRGQLERFVDFDDSPIGAVVENNLNWTGQQNVLEFLRDAGKHFSVNVMLNRETVKRRLESDGMSYTEFSYLLLQSQDYQQLYRQYGCKLQVGGSDQWGNLVGGVDLIRRTEGVSVHALTAPLVTDAEGRKFGKSTGGGKLWLDPEMTSPYAWYQYFVNVGDADVVRYLRMFTFLDQEEIAALAEDTEQRPHLRSAQKRLAEEFTTLVHGENQTRQVINASQALFGRGELADLDERTLDAAMAEVPNGKVDPSGEATIVDLLLAGGLVDSKGAARRTVKEGGAYVNNVKIGDEEWKPASDDALHGKWLVVRRGRRNVAGVALGG, from the coding sequence GTGAGCGAACACATCCTCGACGAGCTGTCCTGGCGCGGCCTCATCGCGCAGTCCACCGACATCGACGCCCTTCGGCGCGAGCTCGACCAGGGTCCTGTGACGCTCTATTGCGGTTTCGACCCGACCGCGCCCAGCCTGCACGCCGGCAACCTCGTCCCGCTGCTCATGCTCAAGCGGTTCCAGCGCGCCGGGCACCGGCCGATCGTGCTGGCCGGCGGCGCGACCGGGATGGTCGGCGACCCGCGCGACACGGGTGAGCGCACGCTGAACACCCTCGACGTCGTCGCGGAGTGGGCCGGGCGCATCCGCGGTCAGCTGGAGCGGTTCGTCGACTTCGACGACAGCCCGATCGGCGCGGTCGTCGAGAACAACCTCAACTGGACCGGCCAGCAGAACGTCCTGGAGTTCCTGCGCGACGCCGGGAAGCACTTCTCGGTCAACGTCATGCTCAACCGGGAGACGGTCAAGCGCCGGCTCGAGAGCGACGGCATGTCGTACACCGAGTTCAGCTACCTGCTGCTGCAGTCGCAGGACTACCAGCAGCTGTACCGCCAGTACGGCTGCAAGCTGCAGGTCGGCGGCTCCGACCAGTGGGGCAACCTCGTCGGCGGGGTCGACCTGATCCGCCGCACCGAGGGGGTGAGCGTGCACGCGCTCACCGCGCCGCTGGTCACCGACGCCGAGGGCCGAAAGTTCGGCAAGTCCACCGGCGGCGGCAAGCTGTGGCTCGACCCGGAGATGACCTCGCCGTACGCCTGGTACCAGTACTTCGTCAACGTGGGTGACGCCGACGTGGTCCGCTACCTGCGGATGTTCACCTTCCTCGACCAGGAGGAGATCGCCGCGCTGGCCGAGGACACCGAACAACGTCCCCACCTGCGCTCGGCGCAGAAGCGGCTGGCCGAGGAGTTCACCACCCTCGTACACGGGGAGAACCAGACCCGGCAGGTGATCAACGCCAGCCAGGCGCTGTTCGGCCGCGGCGAGCTGGCCGACCTCGACGAACGGACCCTCGACGCCGCCATGGCCGAGGTCCCGAACGGCAAGGTCGACCCGTCCGGCGAGGCGACGATCGTCGACCTGCTGCTCGCCGGGGGACTGGTCGACAGCAAGGGCGCCGCGCGCCGCACGGTGAAAGAGGGCGGCGCGTACGTGAACAACGTGAAGATCGGTGACGAGGAGTGGAAGCCCGCTTCGGACGACGCGCTCCACGGCAAGTGGCTCGTCGTCCGCCGGGGCCGGCGCAACGTCGCCGGCGTCGCGCTGGGCGGTTAG
- a CDS encoding NAD kinase yields MTTEREVLLMVHPDRDATGEAAREVSARFAKAGIRIRVIEDDVCALINPDEHGVGASCTVVDPDDNPAAGVELVFVLGGDGTLLRAAEIARPAGVPVLGVNLGRVGFLAEADSDALADTVQRVVDGDYQVEERMTIDVTVTHGGTELSRTWALNEASVEKSTRERVLDALIEVDGRPVSAFGCDGVLCATPTGSTAYAFSAGGPVIWPDVQALLVVPSNAHAMFSRPLVVSRDSVITVGIDPDGSSAVLTCDGTRSHDLPPGARVRVTCGGTPVRLVRLWDGPFTDRLVQKFALPVKSWRERHARPNE; encoded by the coding sequence ATGACCACCGAACGTGAAGTTCTCCTCATGGTGCACCCCGACCGGGACGCCACCGGCGAGGCGGCGCGCGAGGTTTCCGCGCGCTTCGCCAAGGCCGGGATCCGGATCCGGGTGATCGAGGACGACGTCTGCGCGCTGATCAACCCGGACGAGCACGGCGTCGGCGCGTCCTGCACCGTCGTCGACCCGGACGACAACCCCGCCGCGGGGGTCGAGCTGGTGTTCGTGCTCGGCGGTGACGGCACGCTGCTGCGCGCGGCCGAAATCGCCCGCCCGGCCGGGGTGCCGGTGCTGGGCGTGAACCTGGGCCGTGTCGGGTTCCTCGCCGAGGCCGACTCGGACGCGCTGGCCGACACCGTGCAGCGCGTCGTCGACGGCGACTACCAGGTCGAAGAGCGGATGACGATCGACGTCACCGTCACCCACGGCGGCACCGAGCTGAGCCGGACCTGGGCGCTGAACGAGGCCAGCGTCGAGAAGAGCACGCGCGAGCGGGTGCTCGACGCGCTGATCGAGGTCGACGGGCGGCCGGTTTCGGCGTTCGGCTGCGACGGTGTGCTGTGCGCCACACCGACCGGTTCGACGGCGTACGCGTTTTCGGCCGGCGGCCCGGTCATCTGGCCGGACGTGCAGGCGCTGCTGGTCGTGCCGAGCAACGCGCACGCGATGTTCTCGCGGCCGCTGGTCGTCTCGCGCGACTCGGTGATCACCGTCGGGATCGACCCGGACGGCTCGTCCGCGGTCCTGACCTGCGACGGCACCCGCAGCCACGACCTGCCGCCGGGCGCGCGCGTGCGGGTCACGTGCGGCGGGACGCCGGTGCGGCTGGTCCGGTTGTGGGACGGCCCGTTCACCGATCGCCTGGTGCAGAAGTTCGCTTTGCCGGTGAAGAGCTGGCGCGAGCGGCACGCCCGCCCGAACGAGTAA